Proteins encoded together in one uncultured Desulfosarcina sp. window:
- a CDS encoding long-chain fatty acid--CoA ligase, whose amino-acid sequence MHPTFYSEEPMAYRYDHPDNLVSLIEDSVKKFGDNPLFGTKNAHGQYEWVTYSEVGRRVDNLRGGLARLGIGKNDAVGIIANNRTEWAICAFAAYGLGARYIPMYEKELPKVWKYIIKDANVRVLFVATPEICEQVSGFMEETPSLEKVLLIEGREENSMPELERVGEAHPTAAIHPSPNDIAVLIYTSGTTGDPKGVLLSHGNFTTNFIAGGALYPDLGPHSRSLCILPWAHSFGQTGELYNLIHLGGSMGFMGDVTTLAEDMGKVRPTVMIAVPRVFNKIYDGLWAKMDATGGLAKKLFVMGVESARRRRELAEKGQSSFLTDLKFKLADKIVFSKIRARFGGRLKYAITGSATMNVEIGHFFANIGIPVYDCYGLTETTPAVTMNCPSAHRPGSVGRPLDQVRVEIDRLFLEENADDGEIIVYGPNVMQGYHNKPDATRQVMTTDGGFHTGDRGRLDEDGYLFITGRIKEQYKLENGKYVFPAAIEEEIRLLPWVENAMIYGEGRPYNVCIIVPDFEVLGKYARENGLSEDPQRLVANDGIQKMIGEEIAAFLKGKFGRYEIPKKFLWVSENFSLENGTLTQTMKLKRRSVMGQYQSRLAALYD is encoded by the coding sequence ATGCACCCAACATTTTATAGTGAGGAGCCCATGGCCTATCGATACGACCATCCCGACAACCTGGTATCCCTGATCGAAGACAGTGTAAAAAAGTTTGGCGACAATCCGCTCTTCGGCACCAAGAACGCCCACGGCCAATACGAGTGGGTCACTTACAGCGAAGTGGGACGACGGGTGGACAATCTCCGGGGCGGTCTGGCCCGCCTGGGCATCGGTAAAAACGACGCCGTGGGCATCATCGCCAACAACCGCACCGAATGGGCCATCTGCGCCTTTGCCGCCTATGGGTTGGGCGCGCGCTACATCCCCATGTATGAAAAAGAGCTTCCCAAAGTGTGGAAATACATCATCAAGGATGCCAACGTGCGGGTTCTCTTCGTGGCCACCCCGGAAATTTGCGAGCAGGTCAGCGGGTTCATGGAGGAAACGCCCAGCCTGGAGAAGGTGCTGCTCATCGAGGGACGGGAAGAGAACAGCATGCCGGAACTCGAACGCGTCGGCGAGGCCCATCCGACAGCCGCCATCCATCCCTCCCCTAATGACATCGCGGTGCTGATCTACACCTCCGGCACCACCGGCGACCCCAAGGGCGTGCTGCTCTCCCACGGGAACTTCACCACCAATTTTATAGCCGGCGGGGCCCTTTACCCGGATTTGGGCCCCCACAGCCGAAGCCTCTGCATTTTGCCCTGGGCCCACTCCTTCGGCCAGACCGGGGAGTTGTACAATCTGATCCACCTGGGCGGCTCCATGGGCTTCATGGGCGACGTGACCACCCTGGCCGAGGACATGGGCAAGGTGCGGCCGACCGTGATGATTGCCGTCCCCCGGGTCTTCAATAAAATCTACGATGGCCTCTGGGCCAAAATGGACGCAACCGGCGGGCTGGCCAAAAAGCTGTTTGTCATGGGCGTGGAAAGCGCCCGCAGGCGAAGAGAACTGGCGGAGAAAGGGCAATCCAGTTTCCTGACCGACCTGAAGTTCAAGCTGGCCGATAAAATCGTCTTCAGTAAGATCCGGGCCCGCTTCGGCGGCAGGTTGAAATACGCCATCACCGGCAGTGCCACCATGAATGTGGAGATCGGCCATTTCTTCGCAAACATCGGCATTCCGGTGTACGACTGCTACGGCCTGACCGAAACCACCCCCGCCGTAACCATGAATTGCCCGTCAGCCCACCGGCCGGGCAGCGTAGGACGCCCTTTGGACCAGGTCCGGGTGGAAATCGACAGGCTGTTTCTGGAAGAAAACGCCGACGATGGCGAAATCATTGTCTACGGCCCCAATGTCATGCAGGGCTACCACAACAAGCCCGACGCCACCCGCCAGGTGATGACCACCGACGGGGGCTTTCACACCGGCGACCGGGGCCGGCTGGATGAGGACGGATACCTGTTCATCACCGGCCGCATCAAGGAGCAGTACAAGCTTGAAAACGGCAAATATGTATTCCCCGCGGCCATCGAAGAAGAGATCCGACTGCTTCCCTGGGTGGAAAATGCCATGATCTACGGCGAAGGGCGACCCTACAACGTCTGCATCATCGTACCCGATTTCGAGGTCCTGGGAAAATATGCCCGGGAGAACGGGCTTTCCGAAGATCCGCAGCGATTGGTGGCCAACGATGGCATCCAAAAGATGATCGGGGAGGAAATCGCCGCGTTTCTGAAAGGCAAATTCGGCAGATATGAAATTCCCAAGAAGTTCTTATGGGTGTCGGAGAACTTCTCACTGGAA